A stretch of Paenibacillus mucilaginosus 3016 DNA encodes these proteins:
- the yfmF gene encoding EF-P 5-aminopentanol modification-associated protein YfmF, with protein sequence MRGVVSALKQIRFERGTLGPVRVHVLPTEQFKTFAVSVYVGSPLQEDTVTPTALIPFVLRRGSRTYPETKQFRERLDDLYGAGFGFDVYKRGDYQMVQFRMDVIQDAFVSSSESLLEGALQFVGEALTKPAFEGGTLIPKYIDSEKQTLRKRLESIVNDKIRYAAERCIEEMCEGEPYRFHPLGRIEALEAIEPAGLTERYRQWLQSSPIDVYVVGSTTLEQVMGLLERSLDLGGGSRPGDYAMKSGHREVTQVKEVVERLDVNQGKLNMGLRVPTSYGDASYPASLMYNGILGGYPHSKLFTNVREKESLAYYASSRLDGHKGILTIQSGIEIGNYEKAVQIIKEQLKAMEEGNISATELQQTKAMITSHLRELQDSAFEIIAFDFNNRLSGADRSVPSLIEAVESITPEQIQELARRVQLDTVYFLRDNKGGE encoded by the coding sequence ATGAGGGGAGTTGTATCGGCTTTGAAGCAGATCCGATTTGAACGGGGAACGCTTGGCCCTGTGCGTGTTCATGTGTTACCCACCGAGCAGTTCAAAACGTTTGCCGTCTCCGTTTATGTCGGCAGCCCTTTGCAGGAGGATACGGTGACTCCCACGGCGCTGATTCCGTTCGTGCTGCGCCGCGGCAGCCGTACATATCCCGAAACGAAGCAGTTCCGTGAGCGGCTTGATGACCTGTACGGCGCAGGCTTCGGCTTTGATGTCTACAAGCGGGGCGACTACCAGATGGTCCAGTTCCGGATGGATGTCATCCAGGATGCTTTCGTATCAAGCTCCGAGTCACTGCTGGAGGGCGCGCTGCAGTTTGTCGGTGAAGCGCTCACGAAGCCGGCGTTCGAAGGCGGTACGCTCATTCCAAAGTATATCGATTCCGAAAAGCAGACGCTGCGCAAGCGGCTCGAATCCATCGTTAACGATAAGATCCGTTACGCCGCGGAGCGCTGCATTGAAGAGATGTGCGAAGGCGAGCCGTACCGTTTCCATCCGCTGGGCCGGATAGAGGCGCTGGAGGCCATCGAGCCCGCCGGCTTGACGGAGCGCTACCGCCAGTGGCTGCAGTCCTCGCCGATCGATGTGTACGTCGTCGGCAGCACGACGCTGGAACAGGTCATGGGCCTGCTGGAGCGCAGCCTCGACCTTGGCGGCGGAAGCCGGCCGGGTGACTATGCGATGAAGTCGGGGCATCGTGAGGTTACGCAGGTCAAAGAGGTCGTCGAACGGCTCGACGTCAACCAGGGCAAGCTGAATATGGGGCTTCGCGTACCTACGTCGTACGGGGATGCTTCCTATCCGGCTTCCCTCATGTATAACGGAATTCTCGGCGGCTATCCGCATTCGAAGCTCTTCACGAACGTCCGCGAGAAGGAAAGCCTGGCTTACTATGCCTCTTCGAGGCTTGACGGGCACAAGGGCATTCTGACCATCCAGTCGGGCATCGAGATCGGCAACTATGAGAAGGCTGTCCAGATTATCAAGGAACAGCTCAAGGCGATGGAGGAAGGGAATATTTCCGCAACCGAGCTGCAGCAGACCAAAGCGATGATCACCAGTCATCTGCGCGAGCTGCAGGATTCGGCCTTCGAGATCATTGCCTTTGATTTCAATAACCGCCTATCCGGCGCCGACCGCTCCGTGCC
- the sleB gene encoding spore cortex-lytic enzyme: MNKRLVFITVGLVLMMFAGFEVKHRFSAEQTFSGNEIRYGTSGTADVYELQGRLKHLGFYKGAVDGDFGYNTLKSLKWFQSEFGLKVDGVAGGKTKLKLYEATKDWKPTAADLPPWVVKGGKAAAGGGAAAGSGGGGGGGTYKTTAAGMTQSTRLGLSKQDLDIMANAVHGEARGEPYIGQIAVAAVILNRVKNPSFPNTVSGVIFQPGAFTAVADGQIWLTPNETSRKAVQDALNGSDPTGGCIYYFNPVTATSKWIWTRPQVKTIGKHIFCK; this comes from the coding sequence ATGAACAAACGTCTGGTTTTCATTACAGTCGGCTTGGTGCTCATGATGTTCGCCGGGTTTGAAGTGAAACACCGGTTCAGCGCGGAGCAGACCTTCAGCGGCAATGAAATACGCTATGGAACTTCCGGCACGGCAGACGTCTACGAGCTGCAGGGCCGCCTCAAACATCTCGGTTTCTATAAAGGAGCAGTGGACGGCGATTTCGGCTACAACACGCTCAAATCCCTCAAGTGGTTTCAGTCCGAGTTCGGGCTGAAGGTCGACGGCGTCGCCGGCGGCAAGACGAAGCTGAAGCTGTATGAAGCCACGAAGGACTGGAAGCCGACGGCGGCCGACCTGCCGCCATGGGTTGTGAAGGGCGGCAAGGCTGCCGCAGGCGGAGGAGCAGCGGCAGGAAGCGGAGGCGGAGGCGGAGGCGGCACATATAAAACGACGGCCGCCGGCATGACGCAATCCACACGGCTCGGCCTGTCCAAGCAGGACCTGGACATTATGGCCAATGCCGTACACGGGGAAGCCCGCGGGGAGCCTTATATCGGCCAGATTGCGGTTGCGGCCGTCATTCTCAACCGTGTCAAGAACCCGAGCTTTCCGAACACCGTCTCCGGGGTTATATTCCAGCCCGGCGCCTTCACGGCCGTTGCGGACGGCCAGATTTGGCTAACACCGAACGAAACGTCGCGCAAAGCGGTGCAGGACGCGCTGAACGGCTCCGATCCGACGGGCGGCTGCATCTACTACTTCAATCCCGTCACAGCTACCTCGAAGTGGATCTGGACGAGACCTCAAGTAAAGACGATCGGCAAGCATATTTTCTGTAAATAA